One stretch of Candidatus Baltobacteraceae bacterium DNA includes these proteins:
- a CDS encoding 4Fe-4S dicluster domain-containing protein, translated as METSHQPRYAKVIDHTRCIGCHACTTACKSENDVPLSVTRTYVKSVDVGTFPTARRAFQVTRCNQCDDAPCVAACPTTAMYRRPDGIVDFNKSICIGCKACIAACPYDAIFINPRDHSAEKCNFCAHRLDMNLEPACVVVCPTEAIIIGDMDDPTTKVAQIINRQPVNVRRPEKETHPKLFYRGAHQATLDPIAARRPPGDLYAWATQPQGPNEIGSGHPGPHANSSAAALLSYDVSHKAPWDWRVSLYTWTKSLAAGIYLAAVLVAIFGGISWTSALMRWVVPIGSGVFLGITGLVLIADLEHPERFYLIFTKHQWRSWLVRGAFIIGGYSIILLIHFLASLSGNVVIQQRAAIAGVPLSLMTAVYTGYLFAQAKGRDLWQNPLLPPHLFVQAILAGSCVLSAFSIALDLPSRDALLWLVSISALAQLLFVLAEFTLGHPTAHARLAAHQMIAGKYARWFWPSIAGIAVAVFAPWVWWIAIFIALVALFLYEHAYVQAGQSVPLA; from the coding sequence GACGGCCTGTAAATCGGAAAATGACGTTCCGCTTTCCGTGACGCGTACGTACGTCAAGTCGGTCGACGTCGGAACGTTTCCAACCGCTCGGCGTGCCTTTCAGGTAACGCGCTGCAATCAGTGCGACGACGCGCCGTGCGTCGCAGCTTGTCCTACGACGGCGATGTATCGCCGGCCCGATGGAATCGTCGATTTCAATAAGTCGATCTGCATCGGTTGTAAGGCCTGTATCGCGGCCTGCCCGTACGACGCCATCTTCATCAATCCGCGCGATCACTCGGCCGAGAAGTGCAACTTCTGTGCGCATCGTCTTGACATGAACCTCGAGCCGGCTTGCGTCGTCGTCTGTCCGACCGAGGCGATTATCATCGGCGACATGGACGATCCAACGACCAAGGTTGCGCAAATCATCAACCGTCAGCCCGTCAATGTGCGCCGTCCGGAGAAGGAAACGCATCCGAAATTGTTCTATCGCGGCGCGCATCAAGCGACGCTCGATCCGATTGCAGCGAGACGTCCTCCGGGAGACCTCTACGCGTGGGCGACGCAGCCGCAGGGGCCAAACGAAATTGGTTCGGGTCATCCGGGGCCGCATGCGAATTCGTCGGCGGCCGCGCTGCTCTCGTACGATGTTTCGCACAAGGCGCCGTGGGATTGGCGCGTCAGCCTCTATACGTGGACGAAGAGTCTTGCTGCGGGCATCTATCTTGCTGCGGTACTGGTTGCAATCTTCGGCGGGATCTCGTGGACGAGCGCGTTGATGCGCTGGGTTGTCCCGATTGGCTCCGGCGTCTTCCTTGGAATAACCGGATTGGTGTTGATTGCGGATCTCGAGCATCCCGAGCGCTTCTATTTGATCTTCACCAAGCATCAGTGGCGAAGCTGGCTTGTGCGCGGCGCGTTCATCATCGGCGGGTACTCGATCATCTTGCTCATTCATTTTCTCGCGAGCTTGAGCGGAAACGTCGTCATTCAACAGCGCGCCGCAATCGCGGGCGTTCCGCTCTCGCTCATGACCGCCGTCTACACCGGCTATCTCTTCGCGCAAGCCAAGGGGCGCGATCTATGGCAGAATCCGCTCTTGCCGCCGCATCTGTTCGTGCAGGCAATCCTCGCGGGCTCGTGCGTCCTCTCGGCGTTTTCGATCGCGCTCGATCTGCCCTCACGCGACGCGCTGTTGTGGCTCGTCTCGATTTCGGCGCTCGCGCAGTTGTTGTTCGTGCTGGCTGAGTTTACACTCGGACATCCGACTGCACACGCTCGGCTTGCCGCGCATCAGATGATCGCGGGCAAGTACGCACGCTGGTTCTGGCCCTCGATAGCCGGTATAGCCGTTGCAGTCTTCGCGCCCTGGGTGTGGTGGATTGCAATCTTCATCGCGCTCGTCGCGCTGTTCTTGTACGAGCACGCGTACGTGCAAGCCGGCCAATCGGTACCGTTGGCATGA
- a CDS encoding aldehyde dehydrogenase family protein, giving the protein MALAVEQRSDAATIVAKLIARGREAQLAIRDYTQEQTNQLVTAVAWACYKPENAERLARLAIEDTGLGRYEHKVIKNQRKTFGTLRDLLDPGAISVGVMREDRELGLTLIAKPVGVVAAVCPSTNPSATPINKTMMIIKGRNATILAPSPKGATTCELVVELVHEQLRKLGAPLDLVQMLPQPISKELTHELMRQADVVVATGSQNNVRAAYSSGTPALGVGAGNTPAIIDETADLDDAAAKIKLSKCFDYATSCSSENSVLIPSARYAQTIDALRRQGGYLLDAKQKAQLEKVMFPGGKLSQKIVAQSPKTIAEVAGFEDPATHTAEFFMVEETGVGDEFPFSGEKLSVVLTVYRYDTFDDAVDLVGRILRYSGMGHSVAIHTKTSERAARLAHELDVVRVLVNQPHSFNNGGGFDNGLNFTLTMGCGSWAKNSISENLSYKHFLNTTHLVRQIPERKPTEEALFGSYWKRFGR; this is encoded by the coding sequence ATGGCACTGGCAGTTGAACAACGTAGCGATGCGGCGACGATCGTTGCCAAGCTGATTGCGCGTGGGCGCGAAGCCCAGCTCGCGATTCGTGACTACACGCAAGAGCAAACGAATCAGCTTGTGACCGCGGTCGCATGGGCGTGTTACAAGCCCGAGAACGCCGAGCGCTTAGCGCGGCTTGCAATCGAAGATACGGGTCTTGGCCGTTACGAGCACAAGGTCATCAAAAATCAGCGCAAGACGTTCGGCACGCTGCGCGACTTGCTCGATCCGGGCGCGATATCGGTCGGTGTCATGCGCGAGGATCGCGAGCTGGGACTAACGTTGATCGCAAAGCCGGTTGGTGTCGTCGCGGCGGTCTGCCCGTCGACGAATCCGTCCGCGACCCCGATCAACAAAACGATGATGATCATCAAGGGACGCAACGCGACGATTCTTGCGCCCTCGCCGAAAGGCGCGACCACATGCGAGCTCGTCGTAGAACTCGTGCACGAGCAACTGCGTAAGCTCGGCGCTCCCTTGGACCTCGTGCAGATGTTGCCGCAGCCGATCTCAAAAGAGCTCACGCACGAGCTGATGCGGCAAGCCGACGTCGTGGTAGCGACCGGTTCGCAAAACAACGTTCGCGCAGCATATTCATCCGGGACACCGGCGCTCGGCGTCGGCGCCGGAAACACACCGGCGATCATCGATGAGACGGCCGATCTCGATGATGCAGCAGCCAAGATCAAATTGAGCAAGTGTTTCGACTACGCGACGAGCTGTTCGTCCGAGAACTCCGTTTTGATTCCGTCCGCCCGCTACGCGCAAACGATCGATGCGTTGCGGCGGCAAGGCGGCTACTTGCTTGATGCCAAGCAAAAAGCGCAGCTCGAAAAGGTAATGTTCCCCGGCGGCAAGCTTAGTCAGAAGATCGTTGCGCAATCACCGAAGACAATCGCGGAAGTTGCGGGCTTCGAAGATCCCGCGACACACACGGCTGAGTTCTTTATGGTCGAGGAGACCGGCGTAGGCGACGAGTTCCCATTCTCGGGCGAAAAGCTCTCGGTCGTGCTCACCGTGTACCGCTACGATACCTTCGACGACGCGGTCGATCTGGTCGGACGCATCTTGCGCTACAGCGGGATGGGTCACTCGGTAGCGATTCATACCAAAACCTCGGAGCGCGCGGCGCGTCTCGCCCACGAGCTCGACGTCGTTCGCGTTCTCGTCAATCAACCGCACAGTTTCAACAACGGCGGTGGATTCGACAACGGTCTGAATTTCACGTTGACGATGGGCTGCGGTTCATGGGCAAAGAACAGCATCAGCGAAAATCTCTCGTACAAACACTTCCTCAACACGACACATCTCGTGCGGCAAATCCCCGAACGTAAGCCGACTGAAGAAGCGCTGTTCGGTTCGTATTGGAAGCGCTTTGGTCGGTGA
- a CDS encoding ATP-grasp domain-containing protein, translated as MNVPEYIAKSLLRDAGIVTPDGEVARDARAAADHARKLGGRVAIKAQIPAGKRGKSGGIAFAETPEEAEAKAAALIGREVAGHRVDEVLIESAADIERELYVAILNDGSSRGPLLLFSREGGIEIEEQGETIVRRALDVRTGLDAATAREIAGDDALAELMQKMYERFIALDCELLEINPLARERSGRYIALDCKMTLDDSARPRQKELFARIETATGPLGTTLEQRARAASLYFIELDGEVGVLANGAGLTMTTLDAVHLHGGKPANFLEIGGEAYTKATVALELVLSNPRVRSVLVNFCGAFARTDVMAEGVAQAYETLRPSVPFFFSIHGTGEERAIEIVRERLGIEPFALMDDAVKAAIAAAREPAGVRA; from the coding sequence GTGAACGTCCCTGAATACATCGCGAAGTCGTTGCTTCGCGACGCGGGCATCGTCACGCCGGACGGCGAGGTGGCGCGTGATGCACGTGCTGCAGCCGACCACGCTCGCAAGCTCGGCGGACGTGTCGCAATCAAGGCGCAAATCCCGGCCGGCAAACGTGGCAAATCGGGCGGAATCGCTTTTGCTGAAACCCCGGAAGAAGCGGAGGCCAAGGCGGCGGCGCTCATCGGTCGCGAGGTAGCCGGACATCGCGTCGATGAGGTCTTGATCGAGTCCGCGGCCGACATCGAGCGCGAGCTTTACGTCGCGATTCTCAACGACGGCTCGAGTCGCGGACCACTGCTGCTCTTTTCGCGCGAGGGCGGCATCGAGATCGAGGAGCAGGGCGAAACGATCGTTCGCCGGGCACTCGACGTTCGAACTGGTTTGGATGCCGCGACTGCGCGCGAGATCGCGGGCGACGACGCACTCGCAGAGCTGATGCAAAAGATGTACGAACGCTTCATCGCGCTCGACTGCGAGCTGCTCGAGATCAATCCGCTTGCGCGCGAGCGTTCCGGCCGTTATATCGCTCTCGATTGCAAGATGACGCTTGACGATTCGGCGCGCCCACGTCAAAAAGAGCTATTCGCGCGCATCGAGACTGCAACGGGTCCGCTCGGGACGACGCTCGAACAACGCGCGCGCGCCGCGAGTCTGTATTTTATCGAGCTGGACGGCGAGGTCGGCGTGCTTGCGAACGGCGCAGGCTTGACGATGACGACGCTGGATGCCGTACATCTGCACGGTGGAAAGCCGGCGAACTTCCTCGAGATCGGCGGCGAAGCTTACACGAAGGCAACGGTTGCGCTCGAGCTCGTTCTCTCGAACCCGCGTGTGCGTAGTGTTCTGGTCAATTTCTGCGGCGCGTTTGCGCGCACCGACGTTATGGCCGAGGGCGTCGCGCAGGCCTACGAAACGCTGCGGCCGAGCGTCCCGTTCTTCTTTTCGATTCACGGCACCGGAGAAGAGCGCGCGATCGAGATCGTTCGCGAGCGCTTAGGGATCGAGCCGTTCGCGCTGATGGATGACGCCGTCAAGGCCGCGATTGCTGCCGCGCGTGAGCCGGCGGGAGTACGCGCATGA
- a CDS encoding molybdopterin-dependent oxidoreductase, with product MSDETFYQGPSRTHLASFPPKERWNDWVEIESKAWPQREEHHYSLVPTTCFNCESACGLLAYIDKETGEIRKFEGNPEHPGSRGRNCAKGPATINQVKDVDRIAFPLKRAGERGDGKWVQVGWDEALDDIAARIRRAIVEERENEIMYHVGRPGEDGYTERVMGAWGIDGHNSHTNICSSAARAGYAFWMGIDRPSPDHANADVIFLISSHLEAGHYFNPHAQRIIEAKAAGAKIIVFDIRLSNTATHADHWLAPQPGSEAAILLAMARNLVETGRYNREFVRRWWNWDEYLANERPELPRTFESFEKAFLELYSDFTFEYAAQEAGVAIDQLRTITDVVAGAGTRLSSHNWRSAAAGHLGGWQVSRTLFLLNALMGAVATEGGVYPNAWNKFVPKPIHATPHPKRWNNVTWPEQYPLAYHEMSFLLPHLLRDQNRKLDVYFTRVYNPVWTNPDGMSWIEMFKETGRIGLHVALTPTWSETAYFADYVLPMGLGPERHDIHSYETHDAQWLGFRQPVVRTARERDGEKFTDTRDANPGQVWEENEFWIEMSWRIDPDGKLGIRKYFESKKKPGEKLTLDEYYGFIFENSVPGLPERAAAENLTPLAFMRKYGAFEVARNIGAQHEISVPQSELEDVAVSELGRVYTRAAKPAPENIVPLPAPDDDPDGRRPVGVQVDGQILRGWPTPSGKLEFYSSTLATWGWREYATPQYIKSHVHPDNLKPGQMVLNPIFRLPTQIHTRSANAKWLDELAHVNPLWINPIDAEKLGGITTGDLVRITTEIGYFVLKAWVTEGIRPGVVACSHHMGRWKVGETGQRQMAATVGLDRDESRWSMRRKAGISPFKSDDPDTQRIWWTDVGVHQNLTFCVQPDPISGMHCWHQAVTVERAQPGDAYGNVFVDTEKSRAAYTKWKAMTRPASRYSPNATRRPWWFLRPLRPSRNEYKLPV from the coding sequence ATGAGCGACGAAACGTTCTATCAGGGCCCTAGCCGGACGCATCTGGCGTCGTTTCCACCCAAAGAGCGCTGGAACGACTGGGTCGAGATCGAGTCCAAGGCCTGGCCGCAGCGCGAAGAGCACCATTATTCGCTCGTTCCGACAACGTGCTTCAATTGCGAATCGGCGTGCGGACTGCTGGCGTACATCGATAAAGAGACGGGCGAGATCCGCAAGTTTGAAGGCAATCCCGAACATCCGGGTTCGCGCGGACGAAATTGCGCAAAGGGCCCGGCAACGATCAATCAAGTCAAAGACGTTGATAGAATCGCGTTTCCGCTCAAGCGTGCCGGCGAACGTGGCGACGGTAAATGGGTGCAGGTTGGTTGGGATGAGGCGCTCGACGACATCGCCGCCCGCATTCGCCGTGCAATCGTCGAAGAGCGCGAGAACGAGATCATGTATCACGTGGGCCGTCCAGGCGAGGACGGTTACACCGAACGCGTCATGGGCGCATGGGGCATCGACGGACACAACTCCCACACGAATATCTGCAGCTCGGCAGCTCGCGCCGGCTATGCGTTCTGGATGGGTATCGATCGTCCCAGCCCCGATCACGCAAATGCGGACGTCATCTTCCTCATAAGCTCGCATCTCGAAGCCGGGCATTATTTCAATCCGCACGCGCAGCGAATCATTGAGGCAAAGGCGGCCGGCGCGAAGATCATCGTATTCGACATTCGCCTATCGAACACGGCGACACACGCCGACCATTGGCTCGCCCCGCAACCTGGGAGCGAGGCCGCGATTCTGCTCGCCATGGCGCGCAATCTGGTCGAGACGGGACGCTACAATCGTGAGTTCGTGCGTCGCTGGTGGAACTGGGATGAATATCTTGCGAACGAGCGGCCGGAACTTCCGCGCACGTTCGAAAGCTTCGAGAAGGCGTTCCTCGAGCTGTATTCTGATTTCACGTTTGAGTATGCGGCCCAAGAAGCCGGCGTCGCCATCGACCAGTTGCGCACGATTACTGATGTCGTCGCCGGCGCTGGTACGCGGCTGTCGAGCCACAATTGGCGCTCCGCAGCGGCCGGGCATCTTGGCGGTTGGCAAGTATCGCGCACGCTCTTCCTTTTAAATGCGCTCATGGGTGCAGTTGCGACCGAGGGCGGCGTCTATCCGAATGCGTGGAACAAGTTCGTTCCGAAGCCCATTCACGCGACGCCGCATCCGAAGCGTTGGAACAACGTAACGTGGCCTGAGCAATATCCTCTAGCCTATCACGAGATGTCGTTCTTGTTGCCGCATTTGCTGCGAGACCAGAACCGCAAACTCGACGTTTACTTCACGCGCGTCTACAACCCCGTTTGGACGAATCCGGATGGTATGTCGTGGATCGAGATGTTCAAGGAGACCGGTCGAATCGGCTTGCACGTCGCGCTGACGCCGACGTGGAGCGAAACCGCGTATTTCGCGGACTACGTCTTACCGATGGGTCTCGGTCCGGAACGTCACGATATTCATTCGTACGAAACGCACGACGCCCAGTGGCTCGGATTCCGTCAACCCGTCGTACGGACGGCGCGCGAACGCGACGGCGAAAAATTCACCGACACCCGCGACGCCAACCCCGGTCAAGTTTGGGAAGAGAACGAGTTTTGGATCGAGATGTCGTGGCGCATCGATCCCGACGGCAAGCTCGGCATCCGCAAGTACTTCGAATCGAAGAAGAAGCCTGGAGAGAAGCTGACGCTCGATGAGTACTACGGTTTTATATTCGAGAACTCTGTGCCCGGATTGCCGGAACGTGCCGCTGCAGAAAATTTGACGCCGCTTGCATTCATGCGTAAGTACGGGGCCTTCGAAGTTGCACGCAATATCGGTGCGCAGCACGAGATCTCCGTACCGCAAAGCGAGCTCGAAGACGTCGCGGTCTCGGAATTAGGGCGCGTCTACACGCGCGCCGCGAAGCCAGCGCCTGAAAACATCGTTCCGCTTCCCGCGCCCGACGACGATCCGGATGGACGCCGCCCCGTAGGCGTGCAGGTCGATGGTCAAATCCTGCGCGGCTGGCCGACGCCGAGCGGTAAGCTCGAATTCTATTCCTCGACGCTTGCGACATGGGGTTGGCGCGAATACGCGACGCCGCAGTACATCAAGAGTCACGTTCATCCCGATAACCTGAAGCCCGGGCAGATGGTGCTCAATCCGATTTTCCGTTTGCCGACGCAGATTCACACGCGCAGCGCAAATGCGAAATGGCTCGACGAGCTCGCGCACGTCAATCCGCTGTGGATCAATCCGATCGATGCAGAAAAGCTTGGCGGGATCACGACGGGCGATCTCGTCCGCATCACGACCGAGATCGGTTACTTCGTGCTCAAGGCGTGGGTGACGGAGGGGATTCGTCCGGGAGTCGTTGCTTGCAGTCACCACATGGGCCGTTGGAAGGTGGGTGAGACCGGTCAACGGCAGATGGCTGCGACGGTCGGTCTCGATCGAGACGAATCGCGCTGGAGCATGCGACGCAAAGCGGGCATCTCGCCATTTAAGTCGGACGATCCCGACACGCAGCGCATTTGGTGGACCGACGTCGGCGTTCATCAGAATCTGACATTCTGCGTGCAGCCAGACCCGATTTCGGGGATGCACTGTTGGCACCAAGCCGTTACCGTCGAGCGGGCGCAACCCGGCGACGCGTACGGCAACGTGTTCGTCGATACCGAAAAGAGTCGCGCGGCCTACACGAAATGGAAAGCGATGACGCGCCCCGCCAGCCGCTATTCGCCCAACGCGACGCGACGCCCGTGGTGGTTCCTTCGTCCACTGCGTCCGAGCCGTAACGAATACAAACTCCCCGTTTGA
- a CDS encoding CoA-binding protein — MILRRDQTVLVQGITGKQASFWTEKMLACGTRIVAGSSPGKGGNNVFGIPVYDSAVAAAATHSIDCTVLFTPPMATKLAVFDALEAGIRNLVVLAEHVPVHDVMEFVAAAKGVGAQLVGPNTAGVVTPGECAVGIMPGFAENIFQPGSVGVISRSGSLGTLICLDIVRAGFGESAFLGIGGDPVLGTTTADALRIFDGDAKTKAVVIVGELGGTMEEEAAEYAAQTKMSSRKPIVAFIAGRSAPPGRRMGHAGAIVIGSRGSGESKVRALRDAGATVLDTPSDIGSVLRNVLS; from the coding sequence ATGATTCTGCGTCGGGATCAAACCGTGCTCGTTCAAGGCATCACGGGAAAACAAGCCTCCTTTTGGACCGAAAAAATGCTTGCTTGCGGAACGAGGATCGTTGCCGGCTCGAGCCCGGGAAAAGGCGGCAACAATGTATTCGGTATTCCGGTGTACGATTCGGCAGTCGCAGCCGCTGCAACGCACTCGATCGACTGCACGGTGCTCTTCACGCCGCCGATGGCAACGAAGCTCGCAGTCTTCGATGCGCTCGAGGCTGGGATTCGCAATCTCGTCGTGCTGGCGGAGCATGTTCCCGTGCACGACGTGATGGAGTTCGTTGCTGCCGCAAAAGGCGTTGGCGCGCAGCTCGTTGGTCCGAATACTGCTGGCGTCGTGACGCCCGGCGAATGCGCGGTCGGCATCATGCCCGGCTTCGCGGAGAATATTTTTCAGCCAGGTTCGGTTGGTGTGATCTCGCGCAGCGGAAGTCTGGGCACGCTGATTTGCCTCGACATCGTGCGCGCCGGCTTCGGCGAATCGGCGTTTCTCGGCATCGGCGGCGATCCGGTGCTCGGGACGACGACCGCGGATGCATTGCGTATCTTCGACGGCGACGCGAAAACCAAAGCTGTCGTCATCGTTGGCGAGCTTGGCGGCACAATGGAAGAAGAGGCCGCCGAATATGCTGCGCAAACAAAGATGTCGTCGCGCAAGCCGATCGTCGCGTTCATTGCGGGCCGCAGCGCGCCGCCCGGAAGACGAATGGGACATGCCGGCGCTATTGTTATAGGTTCGCGCGGAAGCGGTGAATCGAAAGTTCGGGCGCTGCGCGACGCAGGTGCAACGGTCCTTGATACACCATCCGACATAGGGTCGGTTCTTCGCAACGTTCTCTCGTGA
- a CDS encoding GntR family transcriptional regulator, which produces MPLYEQIKLRLLEDLQTLPEGEQRLLSDAALMERFGVSRMTARNAIAELVRRGVVKRVPGRGTFLVRQARLALHLDGVERFMQDWNLPHLDPLAKILTFRRVSAEPDVAAALQVAQGSEVVLVRRIRVADDEPGAYDVRYVAGWCSRGITREDARRQSLFATIARESGVEAASVEQEVGAINADAGVAKILGVARGHALLSRKVTFYTSGERPILCGHSLYRSDRFTFQMRAAR; this is translated from the coding sequence ATGCCGTTGTACGAGCAGATCAAGCTGCGCTTGCTTGAGGATTTGCAAACGCTTCCTGAAGGCGAGCAGCGTCTGCTCTCGGATGCGGCGTTGATGGAGCGCTTCGGTGTGAGTCGAATGACGGCGCGCAATGCGATTGCCGAGCTGGTGCGCCGCGGCGTCGTCAAGCGGGTACCGGGACGCGGAACGTTTCTGGTCCGGCAGGCGCGGCTCGCGCTGCACCTCGACGGCGTCGAGCGCTTCATGCAAGACTGGAATCTTCCGCATCTCGATCCGCTCGCCAAGATTCTCACATTCCGCCGCGTGTCCGCCGAACCGGACGTTGCCGCTGCACTGCAAGTGGCGCAAGGCAGCGAAGTCGTGCTCGTGCGCCGCATCCGCGTCGCTGACGACGAACCGGGCGCCTACGATGTGCGCTATGTTGCCGGCTGGTGCAGCCGCGGCATTACGCGCGAAGATGCGCGCCGGCAATCGCTCTTCGCTACGATTGCGCGCGAGAGCGGCGTGGAGGCTGCCTCCGTTGAGCAGGAAGTCGGCGCAATCAACGCCGATGCCGGCGTTGCCAAAATTCTCGGCGTCGCACGCGGACACGCGTTGCTAAGCCGTAAGGTCACCTTCTACACGAGCGGCGAGCGCCCAATTCTGTGCGGGCACAGTCTCTATCGCTCGGATCGTTTTACTTTCCAGATGCGGGCGGCGCGCTAG
- a CDS encoding cation:proton antiporter, giving the protein MKFPDVLGFLAIGFVLGDAGLRVIHIPLASQASGVLIALAASVILYDCGHDLDREHLGSAWRSLVLLVTVGVVITAGLAALASHVAFGWDWPTAVLFGTIIAATDPAAVIPILRQSGVSQRISNVAQAESALNDVIGAVLTIFALAIVQRGHMNSASAVSTVAVTLLYGAAFVAGLAHRGERQRIFSALTVVARCIVFVLLGAALNPGTAAFPLVATALFAAAFMLLIRPAAVFASLWADRVHRWDLRELLMLSWVRETGVMSAALAANVVALAVPNAESIVAKTTAVIVATVVIQGLTTGTFARALGVASAPPASGK; this is encoded by the coding sequence TTGAAGTTCCCGGACGTTCTGGGATTCCTCGCGATCGGCTTTGTGCTCGGCGACGCGGGGTTGCGCGTCATTCATATTCCGCTGGCTTCACAGGCAAGCGGCGTCCTCATCGCGCTCGCGGCTTCCGTCATCTTGTACGATTGCGGACACGATCTCGACCGCGAGCATCTCGGCTCGGCGTGGCGCAGTCTGGTATTACTCGTCACCGTAGGCGTCGTCATTACGGCGGGGCTCGCAGCGCTGGCATCGCACGTTGCCTTCGGGTGGGATTGGCCGACGGCCGTTCTCTTCGGGACCATCATTGCGGCGACGGATCCGGCCGCGGTGATTCCGATATTGCGGCAGTCCGGTGTTTCGCAGCGCATCAGCAATGTTGCGCAGGCAGAATCGGCGCTCAACGACGTGATCGGTGCGGTGTTGACGATCTTTGCGCTCGCGATCGTGCAGAGAGGACATATGAACTCGGCTTCAGCCGTTTCCACCGTCGCCGTCACGCTGCTCTACGGCGCGGCATTCGTGGCGGGACTCGCACATCGCGGTGAGCGTCAACGGATCTTCTCTGCGCTTACGGTCGTCGCGCGATGCATCGTTTTTGTTCTCTTGGGCGCTGCGCTCAACCCCGGGACTGCGGCATTCCCGTTGGTTGCGACCGCACTTTTCGCAGCGGCGTTCATGCTGTTGATTCGACCGGCCGCGGTCTTCGCGTCGCTCTGGGCGGATCGTGTGCACCGCTGGGATCTGCGCGAGCTTCTGATGCTTTCGTGGGTGCGCGAGACGGGCGTCATGTCCGCCGCGCTAGCCGCGAACGTCGTGGCGCTCGCGGTCCCGAACGCAGAATCGATCGTCGCGAAGACGACGGCCGTCATCGTCGCAACGGTCGTCATTCAAGGGCTCACGACGGGAACGTTTGCGCGAGCGCTCGGTGTAGCTAGCGCGCCGCCCGCATCTGGAAAGTAA